In Propionicimonas paludicola, a single window of DNA contains:
- a CDS encoding polysaccharide biosynthesis tyrosine autokinase — MTYTHCGWTMKGVVLEIQEFLRILLRRWPWLIIPPLMFAVAVGAYSISQPKVYAAKASSYFSFQGGRSASDLNQGANYTLLQLASFASLATQPLVLDTVIRDLGLSTTSTDLAKQIQVTASTDTVILDIRVEAGTPEDAARIANEVNTVLGEKAKEISPESIDPNTGVRSPTITATVVSEALPPSDAAGPQTVRNTLIAFFTGVILGLLLAIARDKLDNRVLDADDLPEGLTTLGSVPATRRASEPAAWTTGDADAQLPVAFGRVHANLRFASVDTPIRSLLVTSAIPGEGKSTVSVGLALALAETGARTLLIDADLRRPKIGQYLDLEASVGLADVLVGTVAFADIVQEWGVRGLKVLPAGTTPPNPKLLLDSHAMSSFLDEVMAAYDVVVIDSPPLLAVVDPLTLTDKADAVLLVAGRGRLRKRQLRAAVDALSAAKANLVGVVMNRMPAPRDRGETYGY; from the coding sequence ATGACCTACACTCATTGCGGCTGGACGATGAAGGGGGTTGTGTTGGAGATCCAGGAGTTCCTCCGCATTTTGCTGCGGCGCTGGCCCTGGCTGATTATTCCGCCCCTGATGTTTGCGGTGGCGGTGGGCGCCTATTCCATCTCTCAGCCAAAGGTCTATGCGGCAAAGGCGAGCTCGTATTTCTCATTCCAGGGCGGACGTTCGGCCAGCGATTTGAACCAGGGCGCGAACTACACGCTGCTGCAACTGGCCTCCTTCGCCTCCTTGGCCACCCAGCCGCTGGTGCTGGACACGGTGATCCGCGATCTTGGTCTGAGCACCACGTCCACCGATCTTGCCAAGCAGATCCAGGTGACCGCCTCGACCGACACGGTGATCCTGGACATTCGGGTGGAGGCCGGCACGCCGGAGGACGCGGCCCGGATCGCCAACGAGGTCAACACCGTGCTGGGTGAGAAGGCCAAGGAGATCTCCCCGGAGAGCATCGACCCGAACACCGGCGTCCGCAGCCCGACGATCACCGCGACCGTGGTCAGCGAGGCGCTCCCGCCGAGCGACGCGGCCGGGCCGCAGACCGTCCGCAACACCCTGATCGCCTTCTTCACCGGCGTCATCCTCGGCCTGCTCCTGGCCATCGCCCGCGACAAGCTGGACAACCGCGTCCTCGATGCGGACGACCTGCCCGAAGGGCTGACCACGCTCGGCAGTGTGCCGGCCACCCGCCGGGCCAGCGAACCGGCGGCCTGGACCACCGGTGACGCGGACGCCCAGCTGCCCGTGGCGTTCGGACGGGTGCATGCCAACCTGCGCTTCGCCAGCGTCGACACCCCGATTCGCAGCCTGCTGGTCACCTCGGCCATCCCGGGGGAGGGGAAGTCGACGGTCAGCGTCGGACTCGCTCTTGCCCTTGCCGAGACCGGCGCTCGAACTCTGCTGATCGATGCGGACCTGCGCCGTCCGAAGATCGGCCAGTACCTCGACCTGGAGGCATCGGTCGGACTGGCCGACGTGCTGGTCGGCACGGTGGCCTTTGCCGACATCGTCCAGGAGTGGGGGGTCCGGGGCCTGAAGGTGCTGCCGGCCGGAACCACTCCGCCCAACCCGAAGCTGCTGCTGGACTCGCATGCCATGTCCAGCTTCCTCGACGAGGTGATGGCCGCCTACGACGTGGTGGTCATCGACAGCCCGCCGCTGCTGGCCGTCGTCGATCCGCTGACCCTGACCGACAAGGCCGATGCCGTGCTGCTGGTGGCCGGCCGGGGACGGCTGCGTAAGCGGCAGTTGCGGGCGGCCGTGGACGCGCTGTCGGCGGCCAAGGCGAACCTGGTCGGTGTGGTGATGAACCGGATGCCGGCACCGCGTGATCGCGGCGAGACCTACGGCTACTGA
- the ppdK gene encoding pyruvate, phosphate dikinase, with protein MSDHKFVYEFSEGDASMRNLLGGKGANLAEMTGLGMPVPQGFTISTEACTQYYADGETINDGIRAEILSYITKLEAITGKKFGDPANPLLVSVRSGSRASMPGMMDTILNLGMNDTVVEAFAAKTNNPRFAYDSYRRFIQMYSDVVMEVGKAYFEKLIDELKEARGVTLDTELTADDLKELATAFKAEYKAKIGSDFPSDPVEQLFGAIKAVFRSWDNPRAIYYRRMNDIPSDWGTAVNVQSMVFGNMGDTSGTGVAFSRNPATGDKGLYGEFLMNAQGEDVVAGIRTPQTIDQLKEQNPAVYDQFVAIVNKLESHYHDMQDMEFTIEEGKLFMLQTRNGKRTAAAAFKIACDLVDEGQISQEQAVRMIDPKQIDALLHPQFNVADLKAATPIGKGLPASPGAATGKVSFTAEDAAARGKAGEPVILVRLETTPEDIEGMHYAQGILTARGGMTSHAAVVARGMGTCCVSGLGEVSFSADGKTFSLGGKSFGEGDWISLDGSTGAVYGEQIATVPADVSGYFGRVIEWADAFRTMKVRTNADTPADAKQARAFGAEGIGLCRTEHMFFETDRIAAIREMIVSKTVEQREAALAKLLPMQRGDFEGIYEAMEGFPVTIRLLDPPLHEFLPTDEDDIVALAAEMKLEVNELKEIIASLHEFNPMMGHRGCRLDVTYPEIGAMQTRAIIEAAVNVQKRHPEWKVVPEIMIPLVGEVKEFVYVKNVVTATADAVIAEAGVALEYKVGTMIEIPRAALTADEIAKEAQFFSFGTNDLTQMTFGFSRDDAGKFLDAYYEKKIYENDPFARLDQNGVGKLVKMSAQLGRSVRSDLKLGICGEHGGDPSSIEFCQSVGLDYVSCSPFRVPVARLAAAQSALNNK; from the coding sequence ATGAGTGACCACAAGTTCGTATATGAGTTCAGCGAGGGCGACGCGTCGATGCGTAACCTCCTCGGCGGCAAGGGTGCCAACCTCGCCGAGATGACGGGGCTCGGCATGCCCGTCCCGCAGGGCTTCACCATCAGCACCGAGGCCTGCACCCAGTACTACGCCGATGGCGAGACCATCAACGACGGCATCCGTGCCGAGATCCTCAGCTACATCACCAAGCTCGAGGCCATCACCGGCAAGAAGTTCGGCGACCCGGCCAACCCGCTGCTGGTGTCGGTCCGTTCCGGCTCCCGCGCCTCGATGCCCGGCATGATGGACACCATCCTCAACCTGGGCATGAATGACACCGTCGTGGAGGCCTTCGCCGCCAAGACCAACAACCCGCGCTTCGCTTACGACTCCTACCGTCGGTTCATCCAGATGTACTCCGACGTCGTCATGGAGGTCGGCAAGGCCTACTTCGAGAAGCTGATCGACGAGCTGAAGGAAGCCCGCGGCGTCACGCTCGACACCGAGCTCACCGCTGATGACCTGAAGGAACTCGCCACCGCGTTCAAGGCCGAGTACAAGGCCAAGATCGGTTCCGACTTCCCGTCCGATCCGGTCGAGCAGCTGTTCGGCGCCATCAAGGCCGTGTTCCGCTCCTGGGACAACCCGCGCGCCATCTACTACCGCCGCATGAACGACATCCCGTCCGACTGGGGCACCGCGGTCAACGTCCAGTCCATGGTCTTCGGCAACATGGGCGACACCTCCGGCACCGGCGTTGCGTTCTCCCGCAACCCCGCCACCGGTGACAAGGGCCTGTACGGCGAGTTCCTGATGAACGCCCAGGGCGAGGACGTCGTTGCCGGCATCCGCACCCCGCAGACCATCGATCAGCTCAAGGAGCAGAACCCGGCGGTCTACGACCAGTTCGTGGCCATCGTGAACAAGCTCGAGAGCCACTACCACGACATGCAGGACATGGAGTTCACCATTGAAGAGGGCAAGCTCTTCATGCTCCAGACCCGCAATGGCAAGCGCACCGCCGCTGCCGCCTTCAAGATCGCTTGCGACCTGGTCGACGAGGGCCAGATCAGCCAGGAGCAGGCCGTCCGGATGATCGATCCCAAGCAGATCGACGCGCTGCTGCACCCGCAGTTCAACGTGGCCGACCTGAAGGCCGCCACCCCGATCGGTAAGGGTCTGCCGGCTTCGCCGGGCGCCGCCACCGGCAAGGTCTCCTTCACCGCTGAGGACGCCGCGGCTCGCGGCAAGGCAGGGGAGCCGGTGATCCTGGTTCGCCTGGAGACCACTCCTGAGGACATCGAGGGCATGCACTACGCCCAGGGCATCCTGACCGCCCGCGGTGGCATGACCTCCCACGCTGCGGTCGTTGCCCGCGGCATGGGTACCTGCTGCGTCTCCGGCCTCGGCGAGGTGTCCTTCTCCGCTGACGGCAAGACCTTCAGCCTGGGTGGCAAGAGCTTCGGCGAGGGCGACTGGATCAGCCTCGACGGCTCCACCGGTGCCGTCTACGGCGAGCAGATCGCGACCGTCCCGGCCGATGTCAGTGGCTACTTCGGCCGCGTCATCGAGTGGGCCGACGCCTTCCGCACCATGAAGGTCCGCACCAACGCCGACACCCCGGCCGACGCCAAGCAGGCGCGTGCCTTCGGGGCTGAGGGCATCGGCCTGTGCCGCACCGAGCACATGTTCTTCGAGACCGACCGGATCGCGGCCATCCGCGAGATGATCGTCTCCAAGACCGTCGAGCAGCGCGAGGCCGCCCTGGCCAAGCTCCTGCCGATGCAGCGCGGCGACTTCGAGGGCATCTACGAGGCCATGGAAGGCTTCCCGGTCACCATCCGCCTCCTCGACCCGCCGCTGCACGAGTTCCTGCCGACCGATGAGGACGACATCGTGGCGCTGGCCGCCGAGATGAAGCTCGAGGTCAACGAACTCAAGGAGATCATCGCCTCCCTGCACGAGTTCAACCCGATGATGGGTCACCGTGGCTGCCGTCTGGACGTCACCTACCCCGAGATCGGCGCCATGCAGACCCGGGCCATCATCGAGGCCGCGGTCAACGTGCAGAAGCGTCACCCGGAGTGGAAGGTCGTTCCGGAGATCATGATCCCGCTGGTCGGCGAGGTGAAGGAGTTCGTGTACGTCAAGAACGTCGTCACCGCCACCGCTGATGCGGTCATCGCCGAGGCCGGCGTCGCCCTTGAGTACAAGGTCGGCACCATGATCGAGATCCCGCGCGCGGCGCTGACCGCGGACGAGATCGCCAAGGAGGCCCAGTTCTTCTCTTTCGGCACCAACGACCTGACCCAGATGACCTTCGGCTTCAGCCGGGACGACGCTGGCAAGTTCCTGGATGCCTACTACGAGAAGAAGATCTACGAGAACGACCCCTTCGCCCGTCTCGACCAGAACGGCGTTGGCAAGCTCGTGAAGATGTCCGCTCAGCTCGGCCGCTCCGTGCGCTCCGACCTGAAGCTCGGCATCTGTGGTGAGCACGGTGGCGATCCGTCGTCCATCGAGTTCTGCCAGAGCGTCGGTCTCGACTACGTCTCCTGCTCGCCGTTCCGGGTGCCGGTCGCCCGTCTCGCGGCTGCGCAGTCGGCGCTCAACAACAAGTAA
- a CDS encoding carbohydrate-binding domain-containing protein, whose protein sequence is MRPSIPQLNERLASVAAPLAVAALTFSLLSWSPAQFAQAAPTEAVATTTVVQPVKVTKASTSFTLHRSKRVTTTISGNVDNRAIALRTNKAWAQTTLSGDGTLYLIARGTTCKGAAKVRVYVDGKRIKTITTTAANQFKEYRVTEFSGTHKVRVKLINDKTLRKRCSRDAFVTAVHLVSNVSVEVPNPDPEPGTPSASPSDSPSATPSAPEPTTSAAPSESASPTPEPTPTLTPSPTVTPTPTSSPMTIAEIASKRASLVPGSYFPDATNTGLIDARVLQSVEGNVTYSDQGSQVKVIENKRFRGYVYLTGKNYLFRNCLFEGPANPQYAAVIARYATSSGNVFEDSTFKPRGINYYNGTINGRGFTLKRVELTGAVDGANPSVADGGTRVDVTITGSWIHDLLRWSPDPTHSDNQSHSDGIQWMGGLGLTLIGNRIEGLLDTSVSSWGPATYDASGKMTGGHPFYPNPVNGETLMVNAYQNKIQPGELTMRKNWIRGGAVGLNMLGATSAWAKSDGSAIEENWFLNDQGYGKNHRMVAKSTQVISTSTNYVWDLRNPLSKATAVSIRVNV, encoded by the coding sequence ATGCGCCCGAGTATCCCCCAACTCAACGAGCGTCTCGCAAGTGTTGCCGCGCCCCTAGCCGTAGCCGCACTGACCTTTTCCCTGCTCAGCTGGTCCCCCGCCCAGTTCGCGCAGGCCGCCCCCACGGAGGCGGTCGCTACCACGACCGTCGTCCAGCCGGTCAAGGTCACCAAGGCGAGCACGTCCTTCACTCTTCACCGCTCCAAGCGGGTCACCACCACGATTAGCGGCAACGTCGACAATCGAGCGATTGCCCTGCGCACCAACAAGGCGTGGGCACAGACCACGCTGTCCGGTGACGGCACGCTGTACCTGATCGCCCGCGGCACCACCTGCAAGGGTGCGGCCAAGGTGCGCGTCTACGTCGATGGCAAGCGGATCAAGACCATCACCACGACGGCGGCCAACCAGTTCAAGGAGTACCGGGTCACCGAGTTCTCCGGCACTCACAAGGTGCGGGTGAAGCTGATCAACGACAAGACGCTGCGCAAGCGCTGCAGTCGGGACGCCTTCGTCACCGCTGTGCATCTGGTGTCCAACGTCTCGGTCGAGGTTCCCAACCCGGACCCGGAGCCGGGGACGCCGTCAGCCAGCCCGTCCGACAGCCCGAGCGCCACTCCCAGCGCTCCGGAGCCGACGACGTCGGCAGCTCCGTCCGAGTCGGCCAGCCCGACGCCGGAGCCGACTCCCACGCTCACCCCGAGCCCGACGGTGACGCCCACCCCGACGTCCTCGCCCATGACGATCGCGGAGATCGCATCGAAGCGGGCCAGCCTGGTTCCCGGTAGCTACTTCCCGGACGCCACCAACACCGGCCTGATCGATGCACGTGTGCTGCAGTCCGTCGAGGGCAATGTCACCTACTCCGACCAGGGCAGCCAGGTGAAGGTCATCGAGAACAAGCGGTTCCGCGGCTACGTCTACTTGACCGGCAAGAACTACCTGTTCCGCAACTGCCTGTTCGAGGGCCCGGCCAATCCGCAGTACGCGGCCGTGATTGCTCGTTACGCGACCTCCTCGGGCAATGTCTTCGAGGACTCCACGTTCAAGCCGCGCGGTATCAACTACTACAACGGGACCATCAACGGACGCGGCTTCACCCTGAAGCGGGTCGAGCTGACCGGTGCCGTGGACGGTGCCAACCCGTCGGTCGCCGACGGCGGCACTCGGGTGGACGTGACCATCACCGGTAGCTGGATTCACGACCTGCTGCGCTGGTCGCCGGATCCCACGCATTCGGACAACCAGAGCCACAGCGACGGCATCCAGTGGATGGGTGGTCTGGGGCTGACTCTGATCGGCAACCGGATCGAGGGTCTGCTCGACACCTCGGTGAGCAGCTGGGGGCCTGCCACCTACGACGCGTCCGGCAAGATGACCGGTGGGCATCCCTTCTACCCGAACCCGGTCAACGGCGAGACGCTGATGGTGAACGCCTACCAGAACAAGATCCAGCCTGGTGAGTTGACCATGCGCAAGAACTGGATCCGGGGCGGGGCCGTGGGCCTGAACATGCTCGGCGCCACCAGCGCCTGGGCGAAGAGTGATGGCAGTGCCATCGAGGAGAACTGGTTCCTCAATGATCAGGGCTACGGGAAGAACCACCGCATGGTGGCGAAGTCCACCCAGGTGATCAGCACGAGTACTAACTATGTGTGGGATCTGCGCAATCCGCTGTCGAAGGCCACTGCAGTAAGTATTCGGGTAAACGTCTGA
- a CDS encoding glycosyltransferase family 2 protein translates to MPVGVVVVNYASSELIARNFSDLAGQPVILVDNFSTTAERDACAQLAADRGWLSVAGPNVGYGEGANLGLRRLSDAGCEAMIVANPDLELDRDQVAQLGAAALEHPDDLVGPLLINSDGSIWGGLGSIAVDQGRIFSRGEPTAPYWLSGACLAASAALWQRLGGFAEGYFMYWEDVDLSYRAQVAGGTCRQLEAVRVRHDVGGTQGGKSALYSYYNARNRLVFAAKNLSPAQQRIWRAARWRELRRVVSRQPDRLAKLTRGLWPALRGTLAGQRELRLR, encoded by the coding sequence TTGCCCGTCGGTGTGGTGGTCGTCAACTATGCGTCCAGTGAGCTGATCGCGCGCAACTTCTCCGACCTCGCCGGGCAGCCGGTGATCCTCGTCGACAACTTCTCCACCACAGCCGAGCGGGACGCCTGCGCTCAGCTGGCCGCCGACCGTGGCTGGCTCTCGGTGGCCGGCCCCAATGTCGGCTATGGCGAGGGCGCGAACCTCGGGCTGCGTCGGCTCAGCGACGCCGGCTGCGAGGCGATGATCGTGGCCAACCCCGACCTGGAACTCGACCGCGACCAGGTCGCCCAGCTCGGTGCGGCCGCCCTGGAACACCCCGACGATCTGGTCGGCCCGCTGCTGATCAACTCCGACGGCTCGATCTGGGGTGGCCTCGGCTCGATCGCGGTCGACCAGGGACGGATCTTCAGCCGCGGTGAACCGACCGCCCCCTACTGGCTGTCCGGGGCCTGCCTGGCCGCGTCCGCCGCACTGTGGCAGCGGCTCGGCGGCTTCGCCGAGGGCTACTTCATGTACTGGGAGGACGTGGACCTGAGCTATCGAGCCCAGGTGGCCGGCGGCACCTGCCGGCAGCTGGAGGCGGTCCGGGTCCGTCACGATGTCGGCGGCACGCAGGGTGGCAAGTCGGCCCTCTACAGCTACTACAACGCCCGCAACCGGCTGGTCTTCGCCGCCAAGAACCTCAGTCCGGCCCAGCAGCGGATCTGGCGAGCGGCCCGCTGGCGCGAACTGCGCCGAGTGGTCAGTCGCCAGCCCGACCGGCTGGCCAAGCTCACCCGGGGCCTGTGGCCGGCGCTGCGCGGCACCCTGGCCGGGCAGCGGGAGCTGAGGCTCCGATGA
- a CDS encoding lipopolysaccharide biosynthesis protein, with amino-acid sequence MSLGRVAARGAGTVMAGQLARVVLQVASVAILTRLIDPTDYGLFTAGMLLVGFGEVFRDFGLSTAAIQAKELSTGQRDTLFWLNVALGAALSAAMALLAPLAAWWFGAPQLTDLARLLGLVFLLNGAVAQYRASLNRTMRFNALVVSDLGANLVGVGVAVAMAANGWSYWSLVGQSLAGGVALLLLTGFQAGWLPGRPRRGTGVRAMVRYGAALVASQFISYLNNNFDNMVIGTRMGLEPLGLYSRAYQLLMRTVNQFRVPTTTVALPVLSRLDGRDRNDAFVLAGQKALGYAIVPLIAVAGATAVPIVAIFTGPKFQAIATPFAILAVASAFQTVAYVGYWVYLARGLTKHLLTYSLIGLVGRALGILIGSSWGIVGVAIGFAVSEALLWPISIWWLSRYTPMPVRSLYAGAFRVLGVAAVAGVAGYYAVGASAALPSIVQLIIGVVVVGLGYLAAAVIPAFRRDYQEMISFARMALPQRAG; translated from the coding sequence ATGAGCCTGGGCAGGGTGGCCGCCCGCGGTGCCGGGACGGTGATGGCCGGGCAGCTGGCCCGGGTGGTCCTGCAGGTGGCCTCGGTGGCGATCCTGACCCGGCTGATCGACCCCACCGACTACGGCTTGTTCACTGCCGGAATGCTGCTGGTCGGCTTCGGTGAGGTGTTCCGCGACTTCGGGCTGTCCACCGCGGCGATCCAGGCCAAGGAGCTGAGCACCGGGCAGCGGGACACCCTGTTCTGGCTGAATGTCGCGCTCGGCGCGGCACTCTCGGCGGCGATGGCCCTGCTGGCGCCGCTGGCCGCCTGGTGGTTCGGAGCGCCGCAGCTCACCGACCTGGCCCGACTGCTCGGCCTGGTCTTCCTGCTCAACGGCGCGGTCGCCCAGTACCGGGCCAGCCTGAACCGGACGATGCGTTTCAACGCCTTGGTGGTGTCCGACCTGGGGGCGAACCTGGTCGGAGTCGGGGTGGCCGTGGCCATGGCCGCAAACGGCTGGAGCTACTGGTCGCTGGTCGGCCAGTCGCTGGCCGGCGGAGTGGCGCTGCTGCTGTTGACCGGCTTCCAAGCCGGCTGGCTGCCCGGACGTCCGCGCCGCGGCACCGGGGTGCGCGCGATGGTCCGCTACGGGGCGGCGCTGGTCGCCAGCCAGTTCATCAGCTATCTGAACAACAACTTCGACAACATGGTCATCGGCACTCGGATGGGGCTGGAGCCGCTGGGCCTGTACAGCCGGGCCTACCAACTGCTGATGCGGACCGTGAACCAGTTCCGGGTGCCGACCACCACGGTGGCGCTCCCGGTGCTGTCCCGGCTGGACGGACGCGACCGCAACGACGCCTTCGTGCTGGCCGGTCAGAAGGCGCTGGGCTACGCCATCGTCCCGCTGATCGCCGTGGCCGGGGCCACCGCGGTGCCGATCGTGGCGATCTTCACCGGGCCGAAGTTCCAGGCCATCGCCACCCCGTTCGCGATCCTGGCGGTCGCGTCCGCCTTCCAGACGGTGGCCTATGTCGGCTACTGGGTCTACCTGGCCCGTGGGCTGACCAAGCATCTACTCACCTACAGCCTGATCGGCCTGGTCGGACGGGCCTTGGGCATCCTGATCGGGAGCAGCTGGGGGATCGTGGGCGTCGCCATCGGCTTCGCGGTGAGCGAGGCCCTGCTGTGGCCGATCTCGATCTGGTGGCTGTCCCGCTACACTCCGATGCCGGTGCGGTCGCTGTATGCCGGAGCCTTCCGGGTGCTCGGCGTGGCCGCGGTGGCCGGCGTGGCCGGCTACTACGCGGTCGGCGCCAGCGCAGCACTGCCCAGCATCGTTCAGCTGATCATCGGAGTCGTTGTGGTCGGGTTGGGGTATCTCGCCGCCGCGGTGATCCCTGCCTTCCGCCGCGACTACCAGGAGATGATCTCCTTCGCCCGAATGGCCCTGCCGCAGCGGGCCGGATAG